Proteins encoded in a region of the Agromyces protaetiae genome:
- a CDS encoding GntR family transcriptional regulator — translation MRRLSFELPVLDAHGQGDGESSSAFAARVIRDAILTGAFEPGAVVPQTTIAEQLGMSRIPVRDALRQLESEGLVSIPTNRTARVAKLDVAEFVEVYDLREMVEPYAVRKSTTLLTDAQLDRLETLANMFDARADSPEEVLRIDREFHMLTMSAAPGLRVQRMISELQNASQHFRRAYNMLAREHARGPISAEHHGLVDALRSRDGSRAGAIALTHLQRTRALLEPLLTDHQETIP, via the coding sequence ATGAGACGGCTGTCCTTCGAGCTGCCGGTCCTCGACGCGCACGGGCAGGGCGACGGCGAGTCGTCGTCGGCGTTCGCCGCCCGGGTCATCCGTGACGCGATCCTCACCGGGGCCTTCGAGCCGGGCGCCGTCGTTCCGCAGACCACCATCGCTGAGCAGCTCGGCATGAGCCGGATCCCGGTGCGCGACGCGTTGCGCCAGCTGGAGTCGGAGGGGCTCGTGTCGATCCCGACCAACCGCACCGCTCGCGTGGCGAAACTCGACGTCGCCGAGTTCGTCGAGGTCTACGACCTCCGCGAGATGGTCGAGCCCTATGCGGTCCGCAAGAGCACGACCCTGCTGACGGATGCGCAGCTCGACCGGCTCGAGACGCTCGCGAACATGTTCGACGCGCGAGCGGACTCCCCCGAGGAGGTGCTCCGGATCGACCGCGAGTTCCACATGCTGACGATGTCCGCGGCGCCGGGACTTCGCGTCCAGCGCATGATCTCGGAGCTGCAGAACGCGTCGCAGCACTTCCGCCGCGCGTACAACATGCTCGCGCGTGAACACGCCCGCGGGCCGATCAGCGCCGAGCACCACGGCCTCGTCGACGCGCTCCGCAGCCGGGACGGATCACGCGCCGGCGCCATCGCCCTCACCCACCTGCAACGGACCCGCGCACTGCTCGAACCCTTGCTCACCGATCATCAGGAGACCATTCCGTGA
- a CDS encoding aldehyde dehydrogenase family protein, translated as MTTTTLLDAVSVAEGDGRAIPDAATREVLGYAPVHSIADLGRAIASARGAQPGWNARGHSARSRILHDIADDIEAHADELAVVLSREQGKPLNGPNARFEVGACAAWLRNAADTVLEPETVLDDGGTHAELHYAALGVVGAIGPWNWPMLISIWQIGPSLRMGNTVVVKPSEYTPLSVLALVEVCNRHLPAGVLSVVSGNREVGAAMAAHSGFDKIMFTGSTATGRRIVEASAHNLARLTLELGGNDAGIVLPGTDVSAIAEGLFWGCFLNTGQTCAALKRLYVHDSVYDEVVDALAGLAASMPMGVGLDEANVLGPLQNERQFEIVRELVDAARTAGARVAVGGEPAPELGPLFYRATVVADITDGERLVDEEQFGPVIPVIRYSDVDDAVRRANASAQGLGASVWSSDADAALEVAERLEAGTVWINQHGVINPAVPFGGLKDSGYGHEFGVAGLKAVSAPKVIIR; from the coding sequence ATGACCACGACCACGCTCCTCGATGCCGTCTCCGTCGCGGAGGGCGACGGGCGCGCGATCCCGGACGCGGCGACGCGGGAGGTGCTGGGGTACGCGCCGGTGCACTCGATCGCCGACCTCGGGCGCGCGATCGCGTCGGCCCGGGGCGCCCAGCCGGGCTGGAACGCACGCGGCCACTCGGCCCGGAGCCGGATCCTGCACGACATCGCCGACGACATCGAAGCGCACGCCGACGAGCTCGCGGTCGTGCTCTCGCGCGAGCAGGGCAAGCCGCTCAACGGGCCCAACGCCCGGTTCGAGGTCGGCGCCTGCGCGGCCTGGCTCCGCAATGCCGCCGATACCGTGCTCGAACCCGAGACGGTGCTCGACGACGGCGGCACCCACGCCGAACTGCACTACGCAGCGCTCGGAGTCGTGGGCGCCATCGGTCCGTGGAACTGGCCGATGCTCATCTCGATCTGGCAGATCGGGCCATCGCTGCGCATGGGCAACACGGTCGTCGTGAAGCCGAGCGAGTACACGCCGCTCTCGGTGCTCGCGCTGGTCGAGGTGTGCAATCGCCACCTGCCCGCCGGCGTGCTCTCGGTCGTCTCGGGCAACCGCGAGGTCGGCGCTGCGATGGCGGCGCATTCCGGCTTCGACAAGATCATGTTCACCGGGTCGACGGCCACCGGCCGGCGCATCGTCGAGGCATCCGCCCACAACCTGGCCCGGCTCACGCTGGAACTCGGCGGCAACGACGCCGGCATCGTGCTCCCGGGCACCGACGTGTCGGCGATCGCCGAAGGCCTGTTCTGGGGATGCTTCCTGAACACCGGCCAGACCTGCGCGGCACTCAAGCGCCTCTACGTGCACGACTCGGTGTACGACGAGGTCGTCGACGCGCTCGCCGGCCTGGCGGCCTCGATGCCGATGGGTGTCGGGCTCGACGAGGCCAACGTGCTCGGGCCGCTGCAGAACGAGCGGCAGTTCGAGATCGTCCGCGAGCTGGTGGATGCGGCACGTACCGCCGGTGCACGGGTCGCGGTCGGAGGCGAGCCGGCGCCTGAGCTCGGGCCGCTGTTCTACCGCGCCACCGTGGTCGCCGACATCACCGACGGTGAGCGGCTCGTCGACGAGGAGCAGTTCGGACCGGTCATCCCGGTGATCAGGTACTCCGACGTCGACGACGCGGTTCGTCGAGCCAACGCCTCGGCGCAGGGACTGGGCGCGTCGGTGTGGTCGAGCGACGCCGACGCCGCGCTCGAGGTCGCCGAGCGGCTCGAGGCCGGCACGGTGTGGATCAACCAGCACGGCGTGATCAACCCCGCGGTGCCGTTCGGCGGGCTCAAGGACTCCGGCTACGGGCACGAGTTCGGGGTCGCGGGGCTCAAGGCGGTCTCGGCGCCGAAGGTCATCATCCGCTGA
- a CDS encoding ABC transporter permease, whose product MAAGVASSRRAWAVLGVPGAIALVVFFVVPLAEILLRSLTDPSPSNYLRAVTSAVVQSSSLTTLGVALVSVLVCLVLGYPYAYVMARAGSGFALVLGCLVLVPFWLSILVRTYAWTVWLQNTGIVNSTLIANGLIDEPLQLMRNALGTTIGMSHVLLPFMVLSIYAAMRRIDPRLELASRSLGAGPIRTFVRVYLPLSLPGVMAGSLIVFVTSIGFYLTPAILGDSTRPLVGQLIVEQINRALNFGYGSAIGVLLLIVTIGLLAIGLRFARFDDVFGLRRDDEGA is encoded by the coding sequence ATGGCTGCAGGAGTAGCCTCCTCGCGCCGAGCCTGGGCGGTGCTCGGCGTGCCGGGTGCGATCGCGCTCGTGGTGTTCTTCGTGGTCCCACTCGCGGAGATCCTGCTGCGATCGCTCACGGACCCGTCGCCGAGCAACTACCTCAGGGCGGTGACGTCGGCGGTGGTGCAGTCGTCGTCGCTGACGACGCTCGGCGTCGCCCTGGTCTCGGTGCTGGTCTGCCTCGTGCTGGGCTATCCGTACGCGTACGTGATGGCCCGCGCAGGGTCGGGCTTCGCCCTGGTCCTCGGCTGCCTCGTGCTCGTGCCGTTCTGGCTCAGCATCCTCGTCCGCACCTACGCCTGGACGGTCTGGTTGCAGAACACCGGCATCGTCAACAGCACCCTCATCGCGAACGGCCTCATCGACGAGCCGCTGCAGCTCATGCGGAACGCGCTCGGCACCACGATCGGCATGTCGCACGTGCTGCTGCCGTTCATGGTCCTGTCGATCTACGCCGCGATGCGCCGGATCGATCCGCGCCTCGAACTCGCCTCGCGCAGTCTCGGCGCCGGGCCGATCCGCACCTTCGTGCGGGTCTACCTGCCGCTCAGCCTGCCGGGGGTCATGGCCGGATCGCTCATCGTGTTCGTCACGTCGATCGGCTTCTACCTGACGCCCGCCATCCTCGGGGACTCGACACGGCCCCTGGTCGGCCAGCTCATCGTCGAGCAGATCAACCGAGCCCTGAACTTCGGCTACGGCAGCGCGATCGGGGTGCTGCTGCTGATCGTCACGATCGGGCTGCTGGCGATCGGATTGCGCTTCGCGCGGTTCGACGACGTGTTCGGTCTGAGGAGGGACGATGAAGGCGCCTAA
- a CDS encoding SDR family NAD(P)-dependent oxidoreductase — protein MTGTVAVVTGGSRGIGRAYAERLRELGATVCALDLRPAGDAATEAVAGRGGFHEYAVDLADAAATAVVVDEILATRGPIDTLVCNAGGGVGEMWQNSPLAVDMDALRLAFEVNVATMATVCRAVVPQMVDRRRGKVVTVSSTAAVKVRPDGGYAHYASAKAGVIVYTKALAREVAASGVTANVLIPGAIGTERLLPKMQAMGMSRVVAEIPQQRLGTPEDCAGVLEFLVTPLSDYVTGAVIAVDGGLTA, from the coding sequence TTGACCGGGACGGTCGCGGTGGTCACCGGTGGTTCACGCGGAATCGGCCGAGCCTACGCGGAGCGGCTGCGCGAGCTCGGCGCCACGGTGTGCGCGCTCGACCTCAGGCCCGCCGGGGATGCCGCGACCGAGGCCGTCGCCGGAAGGGGCGGCTTCCACGAGTACGCGGTCGATCTCGCCGACGCTGCTGCGACCGCGGTCGTCGTCGACGAGATCCTGGCGACGCGCGGCCCGATCGACACGCTCGTCTGCAACGCCGGCGGGGGTGTCGGCGAGATGTGGCAGAACAGCCCGCTCGCCGTCGACATGGATGCCCTCCGTCTCGCGTTCGAGGTCAACGTGGCGACCATGGCGACGGTGTGCCGGGCCGTCGTTCCGCAGATGGTGGATCGCCGCCGCGGCAAGGTCGTCACGGTCTCGTCGACGGCCGCGGTCAAGGTACGCCCCGACGGCGGGTACGCGCACTACGCCAGTGCCAAGGCGGGCGTCATCGTGTACACGAAGGCGCTCGCGCGCGAGGTGGCCGCGTCCGGGGTCACCGCGAACGTGCTCATCCCCGGCGCGATCGGCACCGAGCGGCTGCTGCCGAAGATGCAGGCCATGGGCATGAGCCGGGTCGTCGCCGAGATCCCGCAGCAGCGGCTCGGCACCCCGGAGGACTGCGCGGGCGTGCTCGAGTTCCTCGTCACCCCGCTCTCGGACTATGTGACGGGTGCGGTCATCGCGGTGGACGGGGGGCTCACCGCATGA
- a CDS encoding ABC transporter ATP-binding protein: protein MPTETDAYLRVAALCKTYGHATALDSVDLTVAQGEFVTLLGASGSGKTTTLGCIAGFVHATSGEVELAGRSITKVPAYRRDIGVVFQNYALFPHMTVAENIAYPLRARKMPRPEIAERVARALDLVRLPKLGDRKPTELSGGQQQRVAIARAIVFNPRLLLLDEPMGALDKNLREQLRLEVMRLHRELDMTVVSVTHDQEEALTMSDRIAVYREGRIAQIGTAQALYSHPESRYVAEFIGESNTFVGVGARDGAAARVEVPGLGAFATPDFDAALADRPVALIVRPEMMTVARPVGDAPRAGTNRFTGRVIDSVYIGSSQKYLVDGGDGVQRQVRVPADGREVLGRGEPVEVSWSAASGSVLAAEDE from the coding sequence ATGCCAACTGAAACCGATGCCTACCTGCGGGTCGCCGCACTGTGCAAGACCTACGGCCACGCGACCGCGCTCGACTCCGTCGACCTCACCGTCGCACAGGGCGAGTTCGTCACCCTGCTCGGCGCCTCCGGGTCCGGGAAGACCACCACACTCGGCTGCATCGCGGGGTTCGTGCACGCGACCTCGGGCGAGGTCGAGCTCGCCGGCCGGAGCATCACCAAGGTCCCGGCGTATCGCCGGGACATCGGGGTGGTGTTCCAGAACTATGCGCTGTTCCCGCACATGACCGTCGCCGAGAACATCGCGTACCCGCTCCGCGCCCGGAAGATGCCCAGGCCCGAGATCGCGGAGCGGGTGGCCCGCGCCCTCGATCTGGTCCGGCTGCCGAAGCTCGGCGACCGGAAGCCGACCGAGCTCTCGGGCGGGCAGCAGCAGCGCGTCGCGATCGCCCGCGCGATCGTGTTCAATCCGCGGCTGCTGCTGCTCGACGAGCCCATGGGCGCCCTCGACAAGAACCTCAGGGAGCAGTTGCGGCTCGAGGTGATGCGCCTGCATCGCGAGCTCGACATGACGGTGGTCTCCGTCACGCACGATCAGGAGGAGGCGCTGACCATGAGCGACCGGATCGCGGTCTACCGCGAAGGCCGGATCGCGCAGATCGGCACGGCGCAGGCGCTGTACTCACATCCCGAGTCGCGCTACGTCGCGGAGTTCATCGGCGAGTCCAACACCTTCGTCGGCGTCGGCGCTCGGGACGGCGCGGCGGCCCGTGTCGAGGTGCCCGGCCTCGGGGCCTTCGCGACGCCCGACTTCGATGCGGCGCTCGCGGACCGCCCGGTCGCGCTCATCGTGCGGCCCGAGATGATGACGGTCGCGCGTCCCGTCGGGGATGCGCCCCGCGCCGGCACGAACCGGTTCACGGGCCGGGTCATCGACTCGGTGTACATCGGGTCGTCGCAGAAATACCTCGTGGACGGCGGAGACGGCGTGCAGCGGCAGGTCCGCGTCCCCGCCGACGGCCGTGAGGTGCTCGGCCGGGGCGAACCGGTCGAGGTCTCGTGGTCGGCCGCATCGGGCTCGGTGCTCGCAGCGGAGGACGAATGA
- a CDS encoding ABC transporter permease, whose translation MKAPKWLVVYACLVGAFLVLPTLVVVPLSFTEYTVLRWPPSGFTLDWYTEVLTDGNWRGAAVTSFQVAVLTAISATVLGGGIALAISRGGSRGRSFATLGVLAPMIVPTVIMAVGVYFVFVRWGLVGTIGGLVAAHTVLALPFVVVSVMNALSRIDRNLELAGYSLGAGPFRTFRTITLPQMAPGLLTGAMFAFITSWDEAVVALFLSTPRVRTLPVLIFSQISSGVEPSVAAAASLLLLVTVVLLLLAWITGRAARQRRNRHAN comes from the coding sequence ATGAAGGCGCCTAAGTGGCTCGTGGTCTACGCCTGCCTGGTCGGCGCGTTCCTGGTGCTGCCCACGCTCGTCGTGGTGCCGCTGTCGTTCACCGAGTACACGGTGCTGCGCTGGCCGCCATCGGGCTTCACGCTCGACTGGTACACCGAGGTGCTCACCGACGGCAATTGGCGCGGAGCGGCCGTGACCAGCTTCCAGGTCGCGGTGCTCACCGCGATCTCGGCCACCGTGCTCGGCGGCGGCATCGCGCTCGCGATCTCGCGCGGCGGCAGCCGGGGCCGCAGCTTCGCGACGCTCGGAGTGCTCGCGCCCATGATCGTGCCGACCGTGATCATGGCGGTCGGCGTGTACTTCGTCTTCGTGCGCTGGGGCCTCGTCGGCACGATCGGCGGTCTCGTCGCGGCGCACACGGTCCTCGCGCTGCCGTTCGTCGTGGTCTCGGTCATGAACGCGCTCAGCCGCATCGATCGCAACCTGGAGCTGGCCGGATACAGTCTCGGCGCCGGGCCGTTCCGCACCTTTCGGACGATCACCCTGCCGCAGATGGCGCCGGGCCTGCTGACCGGTGCGATGTTCGCGTTCATCACGTCATGGGATGAGGCGGTCGTAGCGCTGTTCCTCAGCACGCCCCGGGTCCGGACCCTGCCGGTGCTCATCTTCAGTCAGATCTCGAGCGGCGTCGAGCCGTCGGTGGCCGCGGCCGCCTCGCTGCTGCTGCTCGTCACCGTCGTCCTGCTCCTCCTGGCCTGGATCACCGGGCGAGCCGCCCGGCAGAGAAGGAACCGTCATGCCAACTGA
- a CDS encoding SDR family NAD(P)-dependent oxidoreductase — protein MSALAVVTGAAGGIGGAIAERLARDGFDLVLVDQADASETAGRIRDAGGVAEAIALDLRDARLVDETFRELDAAGDGVSAVVLSHGVGGPRVPLAEADPHEIDRIIQINLTAAAYVIRAAAGVMRPRRRGRIVAVASAAGKEGNPGVAAYSASKAGLLGLVKAVAREVAEDGVLVNAVAPGPTATPMIAQAPDLVRYVIDRTPLGRLAQPQEVAAAVAWLVSEECSFTTGSALDLSGGRSAY, from the coding sequence ATGAGCGCGCTGGCGGTGGTGACCGGGGCCGCAGGCGGCATCGGCGGGGCCATCGCCGAGCGGCTCGCGCGGGACGGGTTCGACCTGGTCCTCGTCGACCAGGCCGACGCGTCCGAGACGGCGGGTCGCATCCGCGATGCCGGCGGCGTCGCCGAGGCGATCGCGCTCGACCTGCGCGACGCCCGGCTGGTCGACGAGACGTTCCGCGAACTGGATGCCGCCGGAGACGGCGTGTCCGCCGTGGTGCTGAGCCACGGCGTCGGTGGGCCGCGCGTGCCGCTCGCGGAGGCGGACCCGCACGAGATCGATCGCATCATCCAGATCAATCTGACGGCCGCCGCCTATGTGATCCGGGCTGCGGCGGGCGTCATGCGCCCGCGTCGGCGCGGGCGGATCGTCGCCGTGGCCTCGGCCGCCGGCAAAGAGGGCAACCCCGGCGTCGCCGCGTACTCGGCATCGAAGGCTGGTCTGCTCGGCCTGGTCAAGGCGGTGGCTCGCGAGGTCGCCGAGGACGGCGTGCTCGTCAACGCGGTCGCCCCCGGACCGACCGCGACGCCGATGATCGCCCAGGCGCCCGACCTCGTGCGGTACGTCATCGACCGCACGCCGCTCGGGCGGCTGGCGCAGCCGCAGGAGGTCGCCGCCGCGGTGGCCTGGCTGGTCTCCGAGGAGTGCAGTTTCACGACCGGGAGCGCGCTGGACCTGTCCGGCGGACGCTCCGCCTATTGA
- a CDS encoding thiamine pyrophosphate-binding protein encodes MNPAPRHGGHLVADVLSRHGITHIFGQDSPEWVFSALDHDTFTVTVTRDERSAGFAADAVARLTGRPTVATGIHGPGFLNLLTALYEAREASSPVIALVSGTETTTKGLGAFQELDQVGVARDLVTWATRVERPDRIEQTIERGIALATAGRMGPVLIDLPNDVLAAPQPAAASTPVPPRTTHRGAPLPESVVDMLRHARRPVLLLGSAAVHSDPELTVRAAERFGAAVCVTALARGAFPETHPLFAGVCGFMSDREDGSGAVANRILRDADVVFALGTGLDPATTDGGRLLPSATTLIRLDVDAAALAVDRRSDVAMVGDLHDALRDLASRTGAERRDADDRIAQIAELWRAVRAAQDERMHERHDGAISPAQVFGALREVMTPRDILVCDAAYSSIWALSYLQQGVHFERTTAGRGAGTLGFGFPAAIGAARAFRGRRVFVVCGDGGFGFGWAELETAVRVGADITCVILNNSEFAYQRLWHELNGTEARLLGFADVRHDELARAVGAQGHRVDSLEAVLPALRASRAPGLSVVDIVTTGSELPPFRKERHVGK; translated from the coding sequence GTGAATCCCGCACCTCGCCACGGCGGCCATCTGGTCGCCGATGTGCTCTCCCGCCACGGCATCACCCACATCTTCGGGCAGGATTCGCCGGAGTGGGTCTTCTCCGCGTTGGACCACGACACGTTCACGGTCACCGTCACGCGCGACGAGCGGTCGGCCGGATTCGCCGCGGACGCGGTCGCGCGGTTGACCGGGCGACCGACCGTGGCCACCGGCATCCATGGTCCGGGGTTCCTCAACCTGCTGACCGCGCTGTACGAGGCCCGCGAGGCGAGCTCGCCGGTGATCGCGCTGGTGAGCGGAACCGAGACGACGACGAAGGGTCTCGGTGCCTTCCAGGAGCTGGACCAGGTGGGTGTGGCGCGCGACCTCGTCACATGGGCGACCCGCGTCGAACGCCCCGATCGCATCGAGCAGACGATCGAGCGCGGCATCGCGCTCGCCACGGCCGGCCGCATGGGCCCGGTCCTGATCGACCTCCCGAACGATGTGCTCGCTGCGCCGCAGCCGGCTGCGGCGAGCACGCCCGTCCCGCCGAGAACCACACACCGCGGGGCGCCCTTGCCTGAGTCCGTCGTCGACATGCTGCGGCACGCGCGACGGCCCGTGCTCCTCCTCGGATCCGCGGCGGTGCACAGCGACCCGGAGCTCACCGTGCGCGCGGCCGAACGGTTCGGCGCCGCCGTCTGCGTCACCGCGCTCGCGCGCGGCGCGTTCCCCGAGACGCACCCGCTGTTCGCGGGCGTCTGCGGGTTCATGAGCGATCGCGAGGACGGCAGCGGGGCCGTGGCCAACCGCATCCTCCGCGATGCCGACGTCGTGTTCGCGCTCGGCACCGGGCTGGATCCGGCCACGACCGACGGCGGCCGGCTGCTGCCGTCGGCCACGACGCTGATCCGTCTGGACGTGGACGCCGCGGCGCTCGCGGTCGACCGACGCTCCGACGTCGCCATGGTCGGCGACCTGCACGACGCGCTGCGCGACCTCGCGTCCCGCACCGGTGCGGAGCGGCGCGATGCGGACGACCGGATCGCGCAGATCGCCGAGCTCTGGCGCGCCGTCCGCGCGGCCCAGGACGAGCGCATGCACGAGCGGCATGACGGCGCGATCTCGCCGGCGCAGGTGTTCGGCGCGTTGCGCGAGGTGATGACCCCGCGAGACATCCTGGTGTGCGACGCCGCCTACAGCAGCATCTGGGCGCTCAGCTACCTGCAGCAGGGCGTGCATTTCGAGCGCACGACGGCCGGGCGCGGGGCGGGCACCCTGGGGTTCGGATTCCCGGCGGCGATCGGGGCGGCACGCGCGTTCCGCGGCCGACGGGTCTTCGTCGTCTGCGGCGACGGCGGGTTCGGCTTCGGCTGGGCCGAGCTCGAGACCGCCGTGCGCGTCGGCGCCGACATCACCTGCGTCATCCTGAACAACTCCGAGTTCGCGTACCAGCGACTGTGGCACGAGCTCAACGGCACCGAAGCGCGACTGCTCGGCTTCGCCGACGTCCGTCACGACGAGCTCGCCCGCGCGGTGGGCGCGCAGGGCCACCGGGTCGATTCGCTCGAGGCCGTGCTGCCGGCGCTGCGCGCGTCGCGCGCACCCGGTCTGTCCGTCGTCGACATCGTCACGACCGGCAGCGAGCTGCCGCCATTCAGAAAGGAACGCCATGTCGGAAAGTAG
- a CDS encoding extracellular solute-binding protein: MKSNTRSVSRLVVVLGGAAAVVLAVSSCAGSPGPAAESGGPITFASNGGALQEAQSAAYIDAFLADNPQYEVLEDTGSTDYAKFQAQVESGNVLWDVADIGGDFGAHDPAAYFEPIDCAVVECPADGDGYRIPTHQYGAILAYNPDAVDTAPTGWEDFFDLEKFPGKRAIFQLAAATGIFEAALLADGVAPEDLYPLDYERALAKYDTIKSEIVWAPSPTDAARLVADGEAVMGNVFSSQAYNMSKNGSPVEIVWEGVGLGIDYLVIPKGARNVEGANALIGFITSAEHNHRMSEIYPVAPGNPDAVVSEDAETYPFLPTADKADESYIFDGPWYAENLDAYTERFTAWLQE; the protein is encoded by the coding sequence ATGAAGTCGAACACCCGATCCGTCTCTCGCCTCGTCGTCGTGCTGGGCGGCGCTGCGGCCGTCGTCCTCGCCGTCAGCTCATGCGCCGGGTCTCCCGGCCCCGCCGCCGAGAGCGGCGGGCCCATCACCTTCGCCAGCAACGGCGGGGCGCTGCAGGAGGCGCAATCGGCCGCCTACATCGACGCCTTCCTGGCGGACAACCCGCAGTACGAGGTGCTCGAGGACACCGGCTCGACCGACTACGCCAAGTTCCAGGCGCAGGTCGAGTCGGGGAACGTGCTCTGGGACGTCGCCGACATCGGTGGCGACTTCGGTGCGCACGACCCCGCCGCGTACTTCGAGCCGATCGATTGCGCGGTCGTGGAATGCCCTGCTGACGGCGACGGCTACCGCATCCCGACGCACCAGTACGGCGCGATCCTCGCCTACAACCCGGATGCGGTCGACACCGCACCGACCGGCTGGGAGGACTTCTTCGACCTGGAGAAGTTCCCGGGCAAGCGCGCGATCTTCCAGCTCGCCGCCGCCACCGGCATCTTCGAGGCTGCGCTCCTCGCCGACGGCGTCGCACCCGAGGACCTCTACCCGCTGGACTACGAACGAGCCCTCGCCAAGTACGACACGATCAAGAGCGAGATCGTCTGGGCGCCCAGCCCGACCGATGCGGCCAGGCTCGTCGCCGACGGAGAAGCCGTCATGGGCAACGTGTTCTCGAGCCAGGCGTACAACATGTCCAAGAACGGTTCGCCGGTCGAGATCGTGTGGGAGGGCGTGGGGCTCGGCATCGACTATCTGGTCATCCCCAAGGGCGCGCGGAACGTCGAGGGCGCCAACGCGCTGATCGGCTTCATCACCAGCGCCGAGCACAACCACCGGATGTCCGAGATCTACCCCGTCGCTCCGGGCAATCCCGACGCCGTCGTGTCTGAGGACGCCGAGACGTACCCGTTCCTGCCCACCGCCGACAAGGCGGACGAGTCCTACATCTTCGACGGCCCCTGGTACGCCGAGAACCTGGACGCCTACACCGAGCGGTTCACGGCATGGCTGCAGGAGTAG